From Cellulomonas oligotrophica, a single genomic window includes:
- a CDS encoding TIGR03618 family F420-dependent PPOX class oxidoreductase — protein MTLPHPLTDVLRAKAICFVTTLMPDGSPQVSQTWVDTDGEHVVINTVDTHQKARNMARDSRVALGLADPASPLRSWGIRGRVLSMSTDGAREHLDGLSTKYLGRPYPGFGGPGGGQRVVVTIAVDAVHTP, from the coding sequence ATGACCCTGCCGCACCCGCTGACCGACGTCCTGCGCGCCAAGGCCATCTGCTTCGTCACGACCCTCATGCCCGACGGCTCCCCGCAGGTCAGCCAGACCTGGGTGGACACCGACGGCGAGCACGTCGTCATCAACACCGTCGACACCCACCAGAAGGCCCGCAACATGGCCCGCGACAGCCGCGTGGCCCTCGGGCTCGCCGACCCGGCGAGCCCGCTGCGCTCGTGGGGGATCCGCGGGCGCGTGCTGTCCATGAGCACCGACGGCGCGCGTGAGCACCTCGACGGGCTGTCGACCAAGTACCTGGGCAGGCCCTACCCCGGGTTCGGGGGCCCGGGCGGAGGGCAGCGCGTCGTCGTCACCATCGCCGTCGACGCGGTGCACACGCCCTGA
- a CDS encoding endo-1,4-beta-xylanase: MTNPDLRTRRRRLGAFVGGLAATTLAVTLAMPAAAAGSTLQAAAGESGRYFGTAIAASRLSDSTYSTIANREFNMITAENEMKMDATEPSQGQFSYTQGDRIVNWARQNGKQVRGHALAWHSQQPGWMQNMSGTALRNAMLNHVTQVATYYRGKIHSWDVVNEAFADGSSGARRDSNLQRTGNDWIEAAFRAARAADPNAKLCYNDYNTDDWTHAKTQAVYTMVRDFKARGVPIDCVGLQSHFNPQSPVPSNYQTTLSSFAALGVDVQITELDIEGSGAAQAENYRRVVQACLNVARCTGITVWGVRDTDSWRASGTPLLFDGAGNKKAAYTSVLNTLNAGGTGTPTPTPTPTPTPTGTPTPTATPTPTPTQTPPPTGTCSASLAIANSWGGGYQATVTVRAGTSSINGWRVTLPAGVSTSNVWNGVLANGVVSNAAYNGSVAAGQTTTFGFIGNGSAPAPGALSCS; the protein is encoded by the coding sequence ATGACGAACCCCGACCTGAGGACCCGACGTCGCCGGCTGGGCGCGTTCGTGGGCGGCCTGGCCGCGACCACGTTGGCCGTGACCCTGGCGATGCCGGCTGCTGCTGCGGGCAGCACGTTGCAGGCGGCTGCGGGCGAGAGCGGGCGGTACTTCGGCACCGCGATCGCGGCGAGCCGGCTGTCGGACTCGACGTACTCGACGATCGCGAACCGTGAGTTCAACATGATCACGGCCGAGAACGAGATGAAGATGGACGCCACCGAGCCGTCGCAGGGGCAGTTCAGCTACACCCAGGGCGACCGGATCGTGAACTGGGCCCGGCAGAACGGCAAGCAGGTGCGCGGTCACGCGCTGGCGTGGCACTCCCAGCAGCCGGGCTGGATGCAGAACATGTCCGGCACGGCGCTGCGCAACGCGATGCTCAACCACGTCACCCAGGTCGCCACGTACTACCGGGGCAAGATCCACTCCTGGGACGTGGTGAACGAGGCCTTCGCCGACGGCTCGTCCGGTGCCCGGCGTGACTCGAACCTGCAGCGCACGGGCAACGACTGGATCGAGGCCGCGTTCCGCGCCGCACGCGCCGCCGACCCGAACGCCAAGCTCTGCTACAACGACTACAACACCGACGACTGGACCCACGCGAAGACGCAGGCGGTCTACACCATGGTCCGCGACTTCAAGGCGCGGGGCGTCCCGATCGACTGCGTGGGCCTGCAGTCGCACTTCAACCCGCAGAGCCCGGTGCCGAGCAACTACCAGACGACCCTCTCCTCCTTCGCGGCGCTGGGTGTGGACGTGCAGATCACCGAGCTCGACATCGAGGGCTCGGGCGCCGCGCAGGCGGAGAACTACCGCCGCGTGGTGCAGGCCTGCCTCAACGTCGCGCGCTGCACGGGCATCACGGTGTGGGGCGTGCGTGACACGGACTCGTGGCGTGCCTCGGGCACCCCGCTGCTGTTCGACGGCGCGGGCAACAAGAAGGCCGCGTACACCAGCGTCCTCAACACGCTGAACGCGGGCGGCACCGGCACCCCGACGCCGACCCCCACCCCCACGCCGACGCCCACCGGGACGCCGACGCCGACCGCCACCCCGACGCCCACGCCCACCCAGACGCCGCCCCCGACGGGCACGTGCTCGGCGAGCCTGGCGATCGCGAACAGCTGGGGCGGCGGCTACCAGGCCACCGTCACGGTGCGGGCCGGCACGTCGTCGATCAACGGCTGGCGCGTCACCCTGCCCGCCGGGGTGTCGACCAGCAACGTGTGGAACGGCGTCCTCGCCAACGGTGTCGTGAGCAACGCCGCCTACAACGGGTCGGTCGCCGCCGGCCAGACCACCACCTTCGGGTTCATCGGCAACGGCAGCGCACCCGCCCCGGGGGCACTGTCCTGCAGCTGA
- a CDS encoding DEAD/DEAH box helicase: protein MARAGQRRSGRASAEPGGRRPAGGRAQRPAERGIVPVLADVAREVENAVARPPMKPGTRTKFQVVALIVREERARVMGDATLTQGRKAEQLKRLDGVATQLARIAARDTSLLELLAEDARVSDAARVYKATVMRAGGLEPTEDPEPARPAPTPTPGAEKRVVPRSVLSRQLANPFLAPDFEAAAQRVAAKPRRLAGWELLEPLFRSFEQAGPGAPACMPLPDPRPVPGLMGRELMPHQSQVVAATTRGHRTFLLADEPGLGKTAQALLAAQAADAFPLLVVAPNVVKTNWAHEVGMWMPLRRATVVHGDGEQVDGFADVVIVNYEILDRHVGWLGEHGFRGMVVDEAHFIKNKTSQRSQHVLAISERIRERTARPLLMALTGTPLINDIEDFRAIWQFLGWIDDTQPLGPLMNALEDTGLTPADRGFAAAARSAVIDMGVVRRRKVDVVDDIPARRVADLPVELDGAVGRSIRAAGEVLTRRLVQRYQAAVEARGESAVAGVDLELARRVAAAELKDSSSKAKGENVFTMVRRIGQAKAGLAADYAAQLARNVGKVVFFAKHVDVMDQAEQTFAERGIRYASIRGDQTPKAREKNITAFTEDPEVSIAVCSLMAAGVGLNLQVASNLVLAELSWTDAEQTQAIDRIHRIGQSEPVTAWRIIAAQTIDSKIAELIDSKSGLAARALDGAEEDETDSSTNVQLDALVSLLTDALAPEGVV from the coding sequence GTGGCGCGAGCAGGGCAGCGTCGGTCCGGTCGCGCGAGCGCCGAGCCCGGCGGCCGGCGACCCGCGGGCGGTCGGGCGCAGCGGCCCGCCGAGCGGGGGATCGTCCCCGTGCTGGCCGACGTCGCGCGCGAGGTGGAGAACGCCGTCGCGCGGCCGCCGATGAAGCCGGGCACGCGCACCAAGTTCCAGGTGGTCGCGCTGATCGTGCGCGAGGAGCGCGCCCGCGTCATGGGCGACGCCACGCTGACGCAGGGGCGCAAGGCCGAGCAGCTCAAGCGGCTCGACGGGGTCGCCACGCAGCTCGCCCGCATCGCCGCCCGCGACACGTCGCTGCTGGAGCTGCTGGCCGAGGACGCCCGGGTCTCCGACGCCGCCCGCGTCTACAAGGCCACGGTGATGCGCGCCGGCGGGCTGGAGCCCACCGAGGACCCGGAGCCCGCGCGCCCCGCCCCGACGCCCACGCCGGGCGCGGAGAAGCGTGTCGTGCCGCGGTCGGTGCTCTCGCGCCAGCTCGCCAACCCGTTCCTCGCCCCCGACTTCGAGGCCGCCGCCCAGCGCGTCGCCGCCAAGCCGCGGCGGCTGGCCGGGTGGGAGCTGCTGGAGCCGCTGTTCCGCTCGTTCGAGCAGGCCGGGCCGGGTGCGCCGGCGTGCATGCCGCTGCCCGACCCGCGCCCCGTGCCGGGACTCATGGGCCGCGAGCTCATGCCGCACCAGTCGCAGGTCGTGGCCGCCACCACCCGCGGGCACCGCACGTTCCTGCTCGCCGACGAGCCCGGGCTCGGCAAGACCGCGCAGGCGCTGCTCGCCGCGCAGGCCGCCGACGCGTTCCCGCTGCTCGTCGTCGCCCCCAACGTCGTCAAGACCAACTGGGCGCACGAGGTGGGCATGTGGATGCCGCTGCGCCGGGCGACGGTCGTGCACGGCGACGGCGAGCAGGTCGACGGGTTCGCCGACGTGGTCATCGTGAACTACGAGATCCTCGACCGGCACGTCGGGTGGCTCGGGGAGCACGGGTTCCGCGGCATGGTCGTCGACGAGGCGCACTTCATCAAGAACAAGACCTCGCAGCGCTCCCAGCACGTGCTGGCGATCTCCGAGCGGATCCGCGAGCGCACCGCCCGGCCGCTGCTCATGGCGCTGACCGGCACGCCGCTGATCAACGACATCGAGGACTTCCGCGCGATCTGGCAGTTCCTCGGCTGGATCGACGACACCCAGCCGCTGGGCCCGCTGATGAACGCGCTGGAGGACACGGGTCTGACGCCCGCCGACCGGGGCTTCGCCGCCGCCGCGCGCTCGGCCGTGATCGACATGGGCGTCGTGCGTCGTCGCAAGGTCGACGTGGTCGACGACATCCCCGCCCGCCGCGTCGCGGACCTGCCCGTCGAGCTCGACGGGGCCGTGGGCCGCTCCATCCGCGCCGCGGGGGAGGTGCTCACCCGCCGCCTCGTCCAGCGCTACCAGGCCGCCGTGGAGGCGCGCGGCGAGTCCGCCGTGGCCGGTGTCGACCTCGAGCTCGCCCGCCGGGTCGCGGCCGCCGAGCTCAAGGACTCCAGCTCCAAGGCCAAGGGCGAGAACGTCTTCACCATGGTCCGGCGCATCGGCCAGGCCAAGGCCGGGCTGGCCGCCGACTACGCCGCCCAGCTGGCCCGCAACGTCGGCAAGGTCGTGTTCTTCGCCAAGCACGTCGACGTCATGGATCAGGCCGAGCAGACGTTCGCCGAGCGGGGCATCCGCTACGCGTCGATCCGCGGCGACCAGACGCCGAAGGCCCGCGAGAAGAACATCACCGCGTTCACCGAGGACCCCGAGGTCTCGATCGCGGTGTGCTCGCTCATGGCCGCGGGCGTGGGCCTGAACCTGCAGGTCGCGTCCAACCTGGTGCTCGCCGAGCTCTCCTGGACCGACGCCGAGCAGACCCAGGCCATCGACCGCATCCACCGCATCGGCCAGTCCGAGCCGGTCACCGCGTGGCGGATCATCGCCGCGCAGACCATCGACTCGAAGATCGCCGAGCTCATCGACAGCAAGTCCGGCCTCGCCGCCCGCGCGCTCGACGGCGCCGAGGAGGACGAGACCGACTCGTCGACGAACGTCCAGCTCGACGCCCTCGTCAGCCTCCTCACCGACGCCCTCGCCCCGGAGGGCGTGGTCTGA
- a CDS encoding ABC transporter ATP-binding protein gives MSTDAVDAPPPVPLRWQNIAVLWGFVRPHMRTVVLGTVLGLGATATALTMPMATKWVLDTLGTGVSLRGPVALLVGLLVLGSITGMIQWIVLGRLAENIVLDARLALVGRMLRGRLGDVQRRTPGELVTRVTSDTVLLREAASSSIVQLVNGLVSLAGTVILMAVLDVPLLLSTLGAIVVVAVLMGLLLPQIGVAQRKAQESIGNVGSTLEGALRALRTVKASGAEDRQAEQVTVQARESARHSIRAVYVTAFAWTIAGGGIQLAIIVILGVGAWRVDAGTLEVSTLIAFLLYAFNIVDPITTLTQVFTQLQSGVAAAARIRETESIRIEDLTAGRDHPEPAGTDGAPPVLALEGVRLTYPGATGPAVDGVDLAVPRRGHTALVGPSGAGKTSVISLLLRFLEPDTGTLRLDGVPYDELSIATVRARFAYVEQETPLLSGTVRDNLTFRYPEATDDEIWEALRAVGLEATVRALPEGLDTPVQATDLSGGERQRVALARAVVRRPAVLLLDEATAQLDGLTEVAVQDVIRRTARDGAVLTIAHRLSTVVDADQILVLEAGQVRARGTHAELLATDDLYRELVAALRIAESEASPDERLPEVAPTSS, from the coding sequence ATGAGCACCGACGCCGTCGACGCCCCGCCGCCCGTCCCGCTGCGCTGGCAGAACATCGCGGTGCTGTGGGGGTTCGTGCGCCCGCACATGCGCACGGTCGTGCTCGGCACGGTGCTGGGCCTGGGGGCGACGGCCACGGCGCTGACCATGCCGATGGCGACCAAGTGGGTGCTCGACACCCTCGGCACGGGCGTGTCGCTGCGGGGGCCGGTCGCGCTGCTCGTCGGGCTGCTGGTTCTCGGGTCGATCACGGGGATGATCCAGTGGATCGTGCTGGGGCGGCTGGCCGAGAACATCGTGCTCGACGCCCGCCTGGCGCTGGTCGGGCGGATGCTGCGGGGTCGGCTCGGCGACGTGCAGCGCCGCACCCCCGGCGAGCTCGTCACCCGGGTCACCTCGGACACGGTGCTGCTGCGCGAGGCCGCGTCGTCGAGCATCGTCCAGCTCGTCAACGGGCTGGTGTCGCTGGCCGGGACGGTGATCCTCATGGCGGTGCTCGACGTGCCGCTGCTGCTGTCGACGCTCGGGGCGATCGTCGTCGTCGCCGTGCTCATGGGGTTGCTGCTGCCGCAGATCGGGGTCGCGCAGCGCAAGGCGCAGGAGTCCATCGGCAACGTCGGCTCGACGCTGGAGGGTGCGCTGCGGGCGCTGCGGACCGTCAAGGCCAGCGGCGCCGAGGACAGGCAGGCCGAGCAGGTGACCGTGCAGGCCCGCGAGTCCGCCCGGCACAGCATCCGGGCGGTGTACGTCACGGCGTTCGCGTGGACGATCGCCGGCGGCGGCATCCAGCTCGCGATCATCGTGATCCTCGGCGTCGGTGCGTGGCGCGTCGACGCCGGGACGCTGGAGGTGTCGACGCTCATCGCGTTCCTGCTCTACGCGTTCAACATCGTCGACCCCATCACCACCCTCACGCAGGTGTTCACGCAGCTGCAGTCGGGCGTCGCGGCCGCCGCGCGCATCCGCGAGACCGAGTCCATCCGCATCGAGGACCTCACGGCCGGCCGCGACCACCCCGAGCCCGCCGGCACCGACGGCGCCCCGCCCGTCCTCGCGCTGGAGGGCGTGCGCCTCACGTACCCCGGGGCCACCGGCCCGGCCGTCGACGGGGTCGACCTGGCCGTGCCGCGCCGCGGCCACACGGCCCTGGTCGGCCCGTCCGGCGCCGGCAAGACGTCGGTCATCTCGCTGCTGCTGCGCTTCCTCGAGCCCGACACCGGCACCCTGCGCCTGGACGGCGTGCCGTACGACGAGCTGAGCATCGCCACGGTGCGTGCCCGGTTCGCGTACGTCGAGCAGGAGACCCCGCTGCTGTCCGGCACGGTCCGCGACAACCTCACGTTCCGCTACCCCGAGGCCACCGACGACGAGATCTGGGAGGCCCTGCGCGCCGTGGGCCTGGAGGCGACGGTCCGCGCGCTGCCCGAGGGCCTCGACACGCCCGTGCAGGCCACCGACCTGTCCGGCGGCGAGCGTCAGCGCGTCGCCCTCGCGCGCGCGGTGGTCCGCCGCCCCGCGGTGCTGCTGCTCGACGAGGCGACCGCCCAGCTCGACGGCCTCACCGAGGTCGCCGTGCAGGACGTCATCCGCCGCACCGCCCGCGACGGCGCCGTCCTGACCATCGCGCACCGCCTGTCCACGGTGGTCGACGCCGACCAGATCCTCGTCCTCGAGGCCGGCCAGGTCCGAGCCCGCGGCACCCACGCCGAGCTCCTCGCCACCGACGACCTCTACCGCGAGCTCGTCGCCGCCCTCCGCATCGCCGAGTCGGAAGCCTCACCCGACGAGCGTCTGCCCGAGGTCGCGCCGACGTCGTCGTGA